The following is a genomic window from Deltaproteobacteria bacterium.
AGCCGTTCGACCTGGACGTCCTGATGGTGGTGCTGGAACGCGCCATGGAGCGGCGCCGGCTGAGCCGCGAGCTGAGCGATCTCAAGGAGGAAGTCAAGAAGAAGTACGAGCCCGGCGTCAACATGATCGGCACCAGCGCGGCCATGCAGCAGGTCTTCAAGACCATCGGGCAGGTGGCCGGGACCGACACCACCATCCTGATCGAGGGAGAGAGCGGCACGGGCAAGGAACTCGTCGCCAAGACCATCCACTACAACTCCGCCCGCTGGAACAAGCCCTTCGTACCGGTGAACTGCGCGGCGATCCCGCGCGACCTGCTGGAGTCCGAGCTGTTCGGACACGAGAAGGGCGCGTTCACCGGCGCCCTGGAAAGGCGCCTGGGCACCTTCGAGCTGGCCCACGAGGGGACGCTCTTCCTCGACGAGATCGGCGAACTCCCGCTGGAACTGCAGACCAAGCTCCTGCGCGTGCTGCAGGACGGTTTCTACCGGCGCGTCGGCGGCAAGGACATGCTGCGGTCGGACACCCGGCTGCTGGCGGCCACCAACCGGGACCTGGAGAAGGCCGTCCACGAAGAGCGTTTCCGGGACGATCTCTACTTCCGCCTCAAGGTCATCCCCATCGAGATCCCGCCCCTGCGGGACCGGCGCAGCGACCTGCCGGCGCTGATCGACTTCTTCATCGCCAAGGTGAACAGCGACATGGGCACGCACGCATCGGGGGTGTCCGCGGACGCGCTCAAGGAGCTCCAGCAGTACGACTGGCCGGGCAACGTCCGGGAGCTGGAGAACGTGCTCATCCGCGCGGCCGTGCTCTCCCCGGGGCCGATCCTGTCGACGCGGGACTTCACGCTGTCGAACCGGCAGGCCAGGACGCCGGACTACGACAGCCTGTCGCTGGAAGAGATCATCCGCGGACGGCTGGAAGAGTACTTCAGACGCACGCGCGACGCGCACGTGGAGAAGCTGCACGCGACGATCATGGGGCACGTGGAGCGTCCGTTGATCGAGATGACCCTCAAGGCCACCCGCGGCAACCAGATCCGCGCCGCACAGATGCTCGGCATCAACCGCAACACGCTGCGAAAGAAGATCACCGACCTGGGCATCACCGTGAAGAGGGAACCATGACCGCGCTGCCGTCACGGCTCTACGCCATCGTGGACACGTCCCAGACCGGCGGCCGCCCGTTGGCGGAAGTGGTCGAAGCCATGCTCGCGGGGGGCGCCTCGGTGCTCCAGTTGCGGGTGAAGGACGGCGCCGCCGGCGAGTTCCTGCGCATGGCCCTCGACGCCCGCGAACGCACCGAGCGGGCGGGATGCCTGTTCATCGTCAACGACCGCGTGGACATCGCCTTGGCCGCGCGCGCCGACGGCGTGCACCTGGGACAGGACGACCTGCCGCTGGAGGCCGCCCGGCCGCTCATGGGCGACCGCTTGATCGGCATCTCCACCCACAGCGTGGAGCAGGCCGAGGAGGCCGAGCGCGGCGGCGCCGACTACATCGGCTTCGGTCCCATGTTCCCGACCCGCACCAAGGAAACCGGCTACGCCTCCCGCGGCCCCGCCATGCTTCGGTCGGTGAGGAACCGGGTGCGCCTTCCCATCGTCGCCATCGGCGGCATCACCGGCGAGAACGTGGCGCAGACG
Proteins encoded in this region:
- a CDS encoding sigma-54 dependent transcriptional regulator; its protein translation is MELGRILLVEDEESLSRVLRKALERQGYWVAACATGQEARRLLDESAFDAALVDIHLPDMEGLTLLDAAREAGLQTPVIVMTAQNTMRNAIDAMKAGAFDYLTKPFDLDVLMVVLERAMERRRLSRELSDLKEEVKKKYEPGVNMIGTSAAMQQVFKTIGQVAGTDTTILIEGESGTGKELVAKTIHYNSARWNKPFVPVNCAAIPRDLLESELFGHEKGAFTGALERRLGTFELAHEGTLFLDEIGELPLELQTKLLRVLQDGFYRRVGGKDMLRSDTRLLAATNRDLEKAVHEERFRDDLYFRLKVIPIEIPPLRDRRSDLPALIDFFIAKVNSDMGTHASGVSADALKELQQYDWPGNVRELENVLIRAAVLSPGPILSTRDFTLSNRQARTPDYDSLSLEEIIRGRLEEYFRRTRDAHVEKLHATIMGHVERPLIEMTLKATRGNQIRAAQMLGINRNTLRKKITDLGITVKREP
- the thiE gene encoding thiamine phosphate synthase, with translation MTALPSRLYAIVDTSQTGGRPLAEVVEAMLAGGASVLQLRVKDGAAGEFLRMALDARERTERAGCLFIVNDRVDIALAARADGVHLGQDDLPLEAARPLMGDRLIGISTHSVEQAEEAERGGADYIGFGPMFPTRTKETGYASRGPAMLRSVRNRVRLPIVAIGGITGENVAQTWESGADAAAMISYLTRGEDVAARVKEILGRV